In a genomic window of Hydrogenispora ethanolica:
- the ilvN gene encoding acetolactate synthase small subunit produces MRHIISTLVVHRSGVLVRVAGLFSRRGYNIESIAVGRSEEPDLARITIVVEADDEQVLEQIEKQLYKLIDVVKVNDLPARESVERELALIKVNAGSQTRSEIMQIVDIFRAKIVDVSSRAVIVEITGGAEKIEAIIALLKPYGIREIVRTGQIAIQRTPKKTDK; encoded by the coding sequence ATGCGCCATATCATCTCCACGCTGGTAGTCCACCGTTCGGGGGTCCTGGTCCGGGTGGCCGGGCTCTTCAGCCGGCGCGGCTATAATATCGAGAGTATCGCGGTGGGCCGTTCCGAGGAGCCGGACCTGGCCCGGATCACGATCGTGGTCGAGGCCGACGATGAACAGGTCCTGGAGCAGATCGAGAAACAGCTCTACAAACTGATCGATGTGGTCAAGGTGAACGACTTGCCGGCCCGGGAATCGGTCGAGCGCGAGCTGGCCCTGATCAAGGTCAACGCCGGCTCCCAGACCCGTTCGGAGATCATGCAAATCGTCGATATCTTCCGGGCGAAGATCGTCGATGTCTCCAGCCGGGCGGTGATCGTGGAGATCACTGGCGGCGCCGAAAAGATCGAGGCGATCATCGCCTTGCTGAAACCTTACGGCATCCGGGAGATCGTCCGCACCGGCCAGATCGCCATCCAGCGGACGCCCAAAAAAACCGATAAGTAA
- the ilvB gene encoding biosynthetic-type acetolactate synthase large subunit → MRVKNTGAEILLQCLQREGVEVIFGYPGGAVIPIYDALYDYPGIRNILVRHEQGAVHAADGYARSTGKIGVCLATSGPGATNLVTGIANAYMDSVPLVAITGQVATFLLGRDSFQESDITGITLPITKHNYLVRDVKELPRVIKEAFHIASTGRPGPVLIDLAKDVTTTKAKPEFPETIDLPGYKPNYVGNARQVKEAAEALAAAERPLLYVGGGAVISGAQAELLKLAELTETPVTTTLMGMTAFPSAHPLALGMIGMHGTAAANFAATEADLLIAVGARFDDRVTGRLDAFAPRAKVVHIDIDPAEIGKNIPVDIPIVGDCRMVLEMLTARLTARRHGPWLERIRGWQEQYPLRYEPTGLKPQQVIETISQLTGGEAIICTEVGQHQMWTAQFYRFTRPRSFVTSGGLGTMGFGFPAALGAQIGNPDRLVIDIAGDGSFQMNIQELGTAVASQIPVKVVILNNFYLGMVRQWQEFFQNRRYSATVLESNPDFVKIAEAYGAKGFLIDAPGQLRATLEEAFRTAGPVVVDCRVDREENVLPMVPSNGALNHMIGVTE, encoded by the coding sequence ATGCGCGTGAAGAATACGGGAGCGGAGATCTTACTCCAATGTTTGCAACGGGAAGGGGTCGAGGTCATCTTCGGTTATCCGGGCGGGGCGGTCATTCCGATCTATGATGCGCTGTATGATTATCCGGGTATCCGGAATATCTTGGTCCGGCATGAGCAGGGGGCGGTCCACGCGGCCGACGGCTATGCCCGCAGTACCGGCAAGATCGGCGTCTGCCTGGCCACTTCCGGGCCTGGCGCCACCAATCTGGTCACCGGAATCGCCAACGCCTACATGGATTCGGTGCCCCTGGTGGCCATCACCGGGCAGGTGGCTACTTTCCTGCTGGGGCGGGATTCGTTCCAGGAATCGGATATTACCGGGATTACCTTGCCGATTACCAAACATAACTATCTGGTGCGCGATGTCAAGGAGTTGCCCCGGGTGATCAAGGAGGCTTTTCATATCGCGTCCACCGGCCGGCCGGGGCCGGTGCTGATTGACTTGGCCAAGGATGTGACCACGACCAAGGCCAAACCGGAGTTTCCGGAGACGATCGACTTGCCCGGCTACAAGCCCAACTATGTCGGCAACGCCCGCCAGGTCAAAGAGGCCGCCGAGGCCCTGGCTGCGGCCGAGCGGCCGTTATTGTACGTGGGCGGCGGCGCGGTGATCTCCGGCGCCCAGGCTGAACTGCTGAAGCTGGCCGAGTTGACCGAGACGCCGGTGACCACGACCCTGATGGGGATGACCGCTTTCCCCAGTGCCCATCCGCTGGCCCTGGGAATGATCGGCATGCACGGGACGGCGGCCGCCAATTTCGCCGCGACCGAAGCCGATCTGTTAATCGCGGTGGGCGCGCGCTTCGACGACCGGGTGACCGGGAGGCTCGACGCCTTTGCGCCCCGCGCCAAGGTGGTCCATATCGATATCGACCCGGCGGAGATCGGCAAGAATATCCCGGTTGACATCCCCATTGTCGGCGATTGCCGGATGGTCCTGGAGATGCTGACGGCCCGCCTGACGGCGCGGCGGCACGGCCCTTGGCTGGAACGGATCCGCGGTTGGCAGGAGCAGTACCCGCTGCGCTATGAGCCGACCGGGCTCAAGCCGCAGCAGGTCATCGAGACCATCAGCCAGCTGACCGGCGGCGAGGCGATCATCTGTACCGAGGTGGGGCAGCACCAGATGTGGACCGCCCAGTTTTACCGGTTCACGCGGCCGCGCTCCTTCGTCACCTCGGGCGGCCTGGGCACCATGGGCTTCGGCTTTCCCGCCGCTTTGGGAGCGCAGATCGGAAACCCCGACCGGCTGGTGATCGACATCGCCGGGGACGGCAGTTTTCAAATGAATATTCAGGAATTGGGCACGGCGGTAGCCAGCCAGATCCCGGTCAAAGTGGTGATCCTGAACAACTTCTACCTGGGGATGGTCCGCCAGTGGCAGGAGTTCTTCCAAAACCGGCGCTACTCGGCGACGGTGCTGGAGTCCAACCCCGACTTTGTCAAGATCGCCGAAGCCTATGGAGCCAAAGGCTTCCTCATCGATGCGCCCGGCCAGCTCCGGGCCACACTGGAAGAGGCGTTCCGGACCGCCGGGCCGGTCGTCGTCGATTGCCGGGTGGACCGGGAAGAGAACGTCCTGCCGATGGTGCCCAGCAACGGGGCGTTAAACCATATGATTGGGGTGACTGAATAA
- the ilvD gene encoding dihydroxy-acid dehydratase has protein sequence MKSQAVLEGYERAPHRALFKAMGYTDEELARPLIAIANSANEIIPGHIHLDKIVAAVKAGVRMAGGTPIEFGVIGVCDGIAMGHQGMKYSLASRELIADSIESMILGHAFDGLVLVPNCDKIVPGMLMAAGRLDLPAIVVSGGPMLAGQFRGERADLNSVFEGVGAVSAGRISEADLRELEETACPGCGSCSGMFTANTMNCMTEVLGMGLPGNGTIPAVDARRIRLAKQAGMRVMDLVREDLRPSRIMTEAAFANAFAVDMAIGGSTNTVLHLPAIAHELGITLDLNWVNEIGRKTPHLSYLRPGGIHHIQDLDEAGGIPAVMAVLREKKLIHTDLMTVTGRTVGENIAAATVKRPEVIHGLENPYHAEGGLAVLRGNLAPDGAVVKQAAVAPEMLCHEGPARVFDGEEEAFAAILGRKIQAGDIVVIRYEGPKGGPGMREMLSPTSAIAGMGLDKEVALLTDGRFSGASRGASIGHISPEAMEGGPIALVREGDRIRIDIPGKRIDLLISEAEFAARRAAWTAPEPKIKTGYLGRYSRLVTSANTGAVLK, from the coding sequence ATGAAAAGTCAGGCTGTTCTGGAAGGATACGAACGCGCTCCGCACCGGGCGCTTTTTAAAGCCATGGGTTATACCGACGAGGAGCTGGCGCGGCCGCTCATCGCCATCGCCAATTCGGCCAATGAGATCATACCCGGCCATATTCACCTGGACAAGATCGTGGCGGCGGTCAAAGCCGGGGTGCGGATGGCCGGCGGGACGCCGATCGAGTTCGGCGTGATCGGCGTCTGCGACGGCATCGCCATGGGCCATCAGGGAATGAAATATTCGCTGGCCAGCCGGGAATTGATCGCGGATTCCATCGAGAGCATGATCCTGGGCCATGCTTTCGACGGCCTGGTGCTGGTCCCCAATTGCGACAAGATCGTGCCGGGGATGTTGATGGCCGCCGGCCGGCTCGATCTGCCGGCGATCGTGGTGAGCGGCGGGCCGATGCTGGCCGGGCAGTTCCGGGGCGAGCGGGCCGATCTGAATTCAGTTTTTGAAGGAGTGGGCGCGGTATCGGCGGGCCGGATCAGCGAGGCCGACCTGCGCGAGCTGGAGGAGACCGCCTGCCCCGGCTGCGGTTCCTGTTCCGGAATGTTCACCGCCAACACCATGAACTGTATGACCGAAGTCCTGGGAATGGGGTTGCCGGGCAACGGCACCATTCCGGCGGTGGACGCGCGCCGGATTCGCCTGGCCAAACAGGCGGGCATGCGAGTCATGGATCTGGTCCGGGAAGATTTGCGGCCGAGCCGGATCATGACCGAAGCGGCCTTCGCCAATGCCTTCGCCGTGGACATGGCCATCGGCGGTTCCACCAATACGGTGCTGCATTTGCCGGCCATCGCCCATGAGCTTGGGATCACCCTCGACTTGAACTGGGTGAACGAAATCGGCCGCAAAACGCCGCACCTCTCCTATCTCCGTCCCGGCGGCATCCACCATATTCAGGACCTGGACGAGGCGGGCGGGATCCCGGCGGTGATGGCGGTATTGCGCGAGAAGAAGCTGATCCATACCGACTTGATGACGGTAACCGGCCGGACGGTGGGCGAGAATATCGCCGCGGCGACGGTCAAGCGGCCCGAGGTCATCCACGGCCTGGAGAATCCTTACCACGCCGAGGGCGGTTTGGCGGTGCTCCGGGGCAATCTGGCCCCGGACGGGGCAGTCGTCAAACAGGCGGCGGTGGCTCCGGAGATGCTCTGCCATGAGGGGCCGGCCCGCGTCTTCGACGGCGAGGAGGAAGCCTTCGCGGCGATCCTGGGCCGGAAGATCCAGGCCGGGGATATTGTGGTAATCCGCTACGAGGGGCCGAAGGGTGGTCCCGGGATGCGGGAGATGCTCAGCCCGACGTCGGCCATTGCCGGAATGGGACTGGACAAAGAGGTGGCCTTGCTCACCGACGGCCGTTTCTCCGGGGCTTCGCGGGGCGCCTCCATCGGCCATATTTCGCCGGAGGCCATGGAAGGCGGCCCCATCGCCCTGGTCCGGGAGGGAGACCGGATCCGTATCGATATCCCGGGGAAACGGATTGATCTGCTGATCAGCGAGGCGGAATTCGCCGCGCGGCGCGCCGCGTGGACCGCGCCCGAACCGAAGATTAAAACCGGGTATCTGGGACGTTATAGCCGGCTGGTCACCTCGGCCAATACCGGCGCGGTGCTGAAGTAA
- a CDS encoding HD domain-containing phosphohydrolase, with amino-acid sequence MERMGKVLVVDDDKVNQRLIETILTPMGVSILSADNGSECIRIAERDEPDVVLLDIMMPGVDGFQVVQRLKGQSQTQMIPILMVTSLTDTQARIKALEAGADDFLSKPVDGLELQVRVRSLLKAKSYHDAMVNHQKSLETEIARKTAELRNSYQEIKTAHLDTIYRLARAAEYRDESTGGHIHRIGSYAALIARALGMSEEEVDCITYAAPLHDIGKIGIPDSILLKPGKLNAGEWEIMKKHTLNGAMILEGSSSKYIQMAQVIALSHHEKWGGDGYPLGLKGENIPLPGRITMIADVFDALRSPRPYKAAFSFEKSLALIKESEHFFDPAVFKAFFRNIDAIRAYDLS; translated from the coding sequence ATGGAGCGTATGGGCAAAGTGTTGGTCGTCGATGACGATAAAGTCAATCAACGGCTGATTGAAACGATCTTAACCCCCATGGGGGTGTCGATACTCTCAGCCGACAACGGCAGCGAGTGTATCCGCATCGCCGAGCGGGACGAACCGGATGTGGTGTTGCTGGACATCATGATGCCCGGCGTGGATGGCTTTCAGGTCGTCCAACGTTTAAAAGGGCAATCGCAAACGCAGATGATCCCGATTCTGATGGTCACTTCGCTCACCGACACCCAGGCCCGGATCAAGGCGCTGGAGGCCGGGGCCGACGATTTCTTGAGCAAGCCCGTGGACGGGCTGGAATTGCAAGTACGGGTCCGTTCCTTGTTGAAGGCCAAATCCTACCACGATGCCATGGTCAACCACCAAAAATCGCTGGAGACCGAGATCGCCCGCAAGACCGCGGAACTGCGCAATTCGTATCAGGAGATCAAGACCGCCCACCTGGATACGATTTACCGTTTGGCGCGCGCCGCGGAATACCGCGATGAAAGCACCGGGGGGCACATTCACCGCATCGGCAGCTACGCCGCGTTGATCGCCCGGGCGCTTGGCATGTCCGAGGAGGAAGTGGACTGCATCACCTATGCGGCCCCGCTCCATGACATCGGCAAGATCGGGATCCCCGACAGCATTCTGCTCAAGCCGGGCAAGCTGAACGCCGGGGAGTGGGAGATCATGAAGAAACATACGCTGAACGGCGCCATGATCCTGGAAGGCTCCAGCTCGAAATATATTCAAATGGCGCAGGTGATCGCCTTGTCGCACCACGAAAAATGGGGCGGCGACGGCTATCCGCTGGGGTTGAAGGGCGAGAATATTCCCTTGCCCGGACGGATTACCATGATTGCCGACGTCTTCGACGCGCTGCGTTCACCCCGGCCTTACAAGGCGGCCTTTTCATTCGAGAAATCGTTGGCGCTTATCAAAGAATCGGAGCATTTTTTCGATCCCGCCGTTTTCAAAGCATTTTTCCGGAATATCGACGCGATTCGCGCTTACGACCTGTCTTGA
- a CDS encoding nitroreductase family protein produces the protein MTDLKEIFEARRSVNFFQARKELAPGVLEQIIDLASLAPSAFNLQPWELIAVKSEEAKKRLYPLAFNQPKILEAPVILIVIGDRKGYEPGNPEWNELETMLGGDKEALAGTQQFARALYGATPEREIKFAESNAALLAASILYAAQYYGVDSHAMSGMDFEGVKKEFAIDGGKEVVMLIALGYFDDAKTLYPRRHRKGYREMVREV, from the coding sequence ATGACGGATTTAAAAGAGATCTTCGAAGCCAGACGATCGGTTAATTTTTTTCAAGCCCGGAAAGAGCTGGCTCCCGGAGTATTGGAGCAGATCATCGATCTGGCATCACTGGCGCCGTCGGCTTTTAATCTCCAGCCGTGGGAGCTGATCGCGGTCAAATCGGAAGAGGCCAAGAAACGTCTGTACCCGCTGGCCTTCAACCAGCCCAAGATTTTGGAGGCCCCGGTCATCTTGATTGTCATCGGCGACCGCAAGGGATACGAGCCGGGCAACCCCGAATGGAACGAGCTCGAAACGATGTTGGGCGGCGATAAGGAAGCACTCGCCGGAACCCAGCAATTTGCCCGCGCCTTGTACGGGGCCACTCCGGAACGGGAGATCAAGTTCGCGGAGAGCAATGCGGCACTGCTGGCAGCCTCCATCCTGTATGCGGCCCAGTATTACGGGGTCGATTCCCATGCCATGAGCGGGATGGATTTTGAAGGGGTCAAAAAAGAATTTGCCATCGACGGCGGCAAGGAAGTGGTGATGCTGATCGCGCTCGGCTATTTCGACGATGCCAAGACGTTATATCCGCGCCGCCACCGCAAGGGTTACCGGGAGATGGTCCGCGAGGTCTGA
- a CDS encoding sensor domain-containing diguanylate cyclase: protein MPESSLHYHSMLRLGSVGALLFGVSLIHYPLFHAAIEIAMIVAMLLTYFLATRSYPYTNHDLLLVVGNALPWVAVLDLLHLLAAVGALSSGSGEKSAAIALQLAIAGRLLEALTLCAAPLLLQKRRLRRLQPLGYGLITAALAAAVLWWRIFPAGDGARRGLTLWAAVSAYGIILLSAGVFAAVWRMRERSSPAYFRAACAVLGLNILSFFCFSFADGGLLHPLANFGGHFCRALAYLSIVRFAVAEGLDYPYELMISRLPALSARDPLTGLSKREVCHDFVRRDQSPGHPNLQKYHVWVIHIVRPGAINERFGADAGEQMFRELSQLLEATVRHHDLLFRMDPHQFILVTGYDEQGAVSIETRIRETVALWSQAYHLPADFGIRIGRAVWDPDQPGDSVDRAVASAEFTLLDRTKAPKRPGPAEPRRR from the coding sequence ATGCCCGAAAGTTCGCTTCATTATCACTCCATGCTCCGCCTCGGATCGGTTGGCGCCCTACTATTTGGGGTTTCCCTGATCCATTATCCGCTCTTTCACGCTGCCATCGAGATCGCCATGATCGTCGCGATGCTGCTCACCTATTTTCTGGCTACCCGTTCGTACCCTTATACCAATCACGATCTGTTGCTGGTGGTCGGCAACGCCCTGCCCTGGGTGGCGGTCCTTGACCTGTTGCACCTGCTGGCCGCGGTGGGCGCATTGTCTTCCGGTTCCGGGGAAAAGTCCGCCGCTATCGCACTCCAATTGGCCATCGCCGGGCGTCTCCTCGAAGCACTGACCCTGTGCGCCGCGCCGCTGCTGCTCCAAAAGCGCCGGCTTCGCCGCTTGCAGCCGCTCGGCTACGGCCTGATCACGGCGGCGCTGGCGGCTGCGGTTCTCTGGTGGCGAATCTTTCCCGCGGGTGATGGCGCGCGGCGGGGGCTCACCCTTTGGGCGGCCGTCAGCGCCTATGGAATCATTCTGCTCAGCGCCGGAGTCTTCGCCGCCGTCTGGCGGATGCGGGAGCGGAGCAGTCCCGCCTATTTCCGCGCCGCCTGTGCCGTGCTGGGCCTGAATATCCTGTCGTTCTTCTGCTTCAGCTTCGCGGACGGAGGTCTCCTCCATCCCCTGGCCAATTTCGGCGGCCATTTCTGCCGGGCGTTGGCCTATCTGTCGATCGTCCGGTTCGCCGTGGCGGAAGGCCTGGATTATCCCTATGAGCTTATGATCTCCCGCCTGCCGGCGCTCTCCGCCCGGGATCCTTTGACCGGGTTGTCGAAGCGGGAAGTCTGTCACGATTTTGTCCGGCGCGACCAGTCCCCCGGCCATCCCAACCTCCAAAAATACCATGTCTGGGTCATCCATATCGTTCGTCCCGGGGCCATCAACGAACGGTTCGGAGCGGACGCCGGCGAGCAAATGTTCCGGGAGCTCTCGCAACTGCTGGAAGCGACCGTCCGCCATCATGATCTGCTCTTCCGGATGGATCCCCACCAGTTCATTCTGGTCACCGGTTATGATGAGCAAGGAGCCGTCTCCATCGAAACCCGGATCCGGGAGACAGTGGCGCTTTGGAGCCAGGCCTATCATTTGCCCGCCGATTTCGGGATCCGCATCGGCAGAGCCGTCTGGGATCCGGATCAACCCGGGGATAGCGTCGACCGGGCGGTCGCCAGCGCCGAATTTACCCTGTTGGACCGGACAAAAGCCCCGAAAAGGCCCGGCCCGGCGGAGCCGCGCCGCCGTTAA
- a CDS encoding PAS domain S-box protein: MRDRFQREFRLDYQEIVAHMTEGFAYQQLIFQGDRPVDALFLEVNRAFAEIIGQTRERIVGRRGAELLPALGIDAAGWSELYVRVAVEGEPLRLEAYSTAFGRWFQISAFSYERDCVALIFQDISALKENQLKLEEISHEYETIFNGTQDAITLYDVGPDGELRYRRLNRSHESATGLTTAQVSGKTPQELLGEQMRQLEAQGRLCIERKAPVVYQEELSLPTGVRSWSTALSPVIRGGRVVQVIAARRDITELQRTIRALQESEQRYSSLFENSHSVMLLIRPGDGRIVDANPAACRYYGYSREALQNMNISAINALPAGQVQEEMAAAGRLERRQFHFRHRLAGGTVREVEVFSGPVRIGGEPYLFSIVHDVTERKQAEAALYEEKERLKVTLHSIGDAVITTDILGKVTLLNEVAERLTGWRLEEALGRPLNQVFRIINENTRLPCENPVKKVLETGLTAELANHTALIGRDGAERSIADSGAPIKNADGQVFGVVLVFRDITEQKQREEEIKFLSFHDKLTGLYNRAFFEEAIVNFDHRELLPLSLIIGDVNGLKLSNDIFGHSAGDRLLVRIAAVIRETCRPEDFIARWGGDEFAVILPRTSRQQAMEICGRIKERCDREPSEPIQPSIALGTSTKVDMAQNIHLLLKQAEDRMYRNKLLEGKSVRNSLIASLEKTLFERSFETEEHAQRMLNIAQKLGRAAGLSSSEQDELNLLAILHDIGKIGIHDSILSKPDRLTAEEWREMEKHPEIGYRIAQSSPELAHIAELILAHHERWDGRGYPRGISGDQIPRLARIISIIDAYDVMTHARPYKAAIGHDEAIAEIRRCAGNQFDPEMVKIFIATVDHREATVENG; the protein is encoded by the coding sequence ATGAGGGACCGTTTTCAACGGGAATTTCGTTTGGATTATCAAGAGATTGTCGCCCATATGACCGAAGGGTTTGCGTATCAGCAACTGATTTTCCAGGGCGACCGGCCGGTGGATGCGCTCTTTCTGGAAGTGAACCGGGCGTTTGCGGAGATCATCGGCCAGACCCGGGAACGGATCGTCGGCAGGCGGGGCGCGGAGCTGCTCCCAGCCCTCGGGATCGACGCCGCCGGCTGGAGCGAGCTGTATGTGCGGGTGGCGGTCGAGGGAGAGCCGCTCCGGCTGGAGGCGTATTCGACGGCGTTCGGGCGCTGGTTTCAGATCTCCGCTTTCAGCTACGAGCGGGATTGCGTCGCCCTGATTTTCCAGGATATCAGCGCTCTCAAGGAGAACCAGCTCAAGCTGGAAGAGATCTCCCACGAGTACGAGACGATCTTTAACGGTACCCAGGACGCCATCACTCTCTACGATGTCGGTCCCGACGGGGAGCTGCGCTACCGCCGGCTCAACCGCAGCCATGAATCGGCCACCGGGCTGACCACCGCGCAAGTCTCCGGCAAAACACCCCAGGAACTCCTCGGCGAACAGATGCGGCAGCTGGAGGCCCAGGGCCGGCTCTGCATCGAACGGAAGGCGCCCGTCGTTTATCAGGAAGAACTCTCGCTGCCGACCGGCGTCCGTTCCTGGTCGACCGCATTGTCGCCGGTGATCCGGGGCGGCAGGGTGGTTCAGGTGATCGCCGCGCGGCGCGACATCACCGAATTGCAGCGGACCATCCGGGCCTTGCAGGAGAGCGAACAGCGCTACAGCAGCCTCTTTGAGAACAGCCATTCGGTGATGCTGCTCATCCGGCCCGGCGACGGCCGGATCGTCGACGCCAATCCGGCGGCCTGCCGGTACTACGGCTACTCCCGGGAGGCCTTGCAGAACATGAATATCAGCGCCATCAACGCCCTTCCCGCGGGGCAAGTCCAGGAGGAGATGGCGGCAGCGGGCCGGCTGGAACGGAGGCAGTTCCATTTCCGGCACCGGCTGGCCGGCGGAACGGTCAGGGAGGTCGAAGTATTCAGCGGCCCGGTCCGGATCGGGGGCGAGCCGTACCTCTTCTCCATCGTTCACGACGTCACCGAGCGCAAGCAGGCGGAGGCTGCCCTATACGAGGAGAAGGAACGGTTGAAGGTCACGCTGCATTCGATCGGCGACGCCGTGATCACCACCGACATACTGGGGAAGGTGACGCTCCTCAACGAGGTGGCCGAGCGGTTGACCGGGTGGCGCCTGGAGGAGGCACTTGGCCGTCCGTTGAACCAGGTCTTCCGGATCATCAATGAGAACACGCGGCTTCCCTGCGAAAACCCGGTGAAGAAGGTGCTGGAGACGGGCCTCACCGCGGAGCTGGCCAATCATACCGCCCTAATCGGGCGGGACGGCGCCGAACGGAGCATCGCCGACAGCGGCGCGCCGATCAAGAATGCCGACGGACAGGTATTCGGGGTGGTCCTGGTCTTCCGGGACATCACCGAGCAGAAGCAACGCGAGGAAGAGATCAAGTTCCTGAGCTTCCACGACAAGCTGACCGGGCTGTACAACCGGGCTTTCTTCGAGGAAGCCATCGTCAATTTCGACCACCGGGAGCTGCTGCCGCTGTCCCTAATCATCGGCGACGTCAACGGCCTGAAGCTTTCCAACGACATCTTCGGGCACAGCGCCGGGGACCGGCTGCTCGTCAGGATTGCCGCGGTGATCCGGGAAACCTGCCGTCCGGAGGATTTCATCGCCCGCTGGGGCGGGGATGAGTTTGCGGTGATCCTGCCCCGCACCTCCCGGCAGCAGGCGATGGAGATCTGCGGCCGGATCAAGGAGCGCTGTGACCGCGAGCCGAGCGAACCGATCCAGCCCAGCATCGCGCTGGGCACCTCGACCAAGGTCGATATGGCGCAGAATATCCATCTCCTTTTAAAGCAGGCGGAAGACCGGATGTACCGGAATAAACTGCTGGAAGGCAAGAGCGTGCGGAACTCGCTGATCGCTTCACTGGAAAAGACGTTGTTCGAACGGAGTTTTGAGACCGAGGAGCACGCGCAGCGGATGCTGAATATCGCCCAGAAACTCGGCCGGGCGGCGGGCCTCTCCTCCAGCGAGCAGGATGAATTGAACCTCCTGGCTATTCTGCACGACATCGGCAAGATCGGCATTCACGACAGCATCCTGAGCAAGCCGGACCGGTTGACCGCCGAGGAATGGCGGGAGATGGAGAAGCACCCCGAGATCGGCTACCGGATCGCCCAGTCCTCGCCGGAGCTGGCGCACATCGCCGAACTGATTCTGGCGCACCATGAACGCTGGGACGGCCGGGGTTATCCCCGGGGCATCAGCGGCGATCAGATCCCGCGGCTGGCGCGGATCATCTCGATCATCGACGCCTACGACGTGATGACCCACGCCCGGCCGTACAAGGCGGCCATCGGCCACGACGAAGCCATCGCCGAGATCCGGCGTTGCGCCGGCAATCAGTTCGATCCGGAAATGGTGAAGATCTTCATCGCAACCGTGGACCATCGAGAGGCGACGGTCGAGAACGGTTAA